A window from Purpureocillium takamizusanense chromosome 3, complete sequence encodes these proteins:
- a CDS encoding uncharacterized protein (EggNog:ENOG503NU9C~TransMembrane:9 (i49-73o93-117i129-149o169-192i212-233o268-286i363-385o391-413i425-445o)~COG:P), with protein MDDGSLQGPIDEHTAQAEEQLAHRISPESRFQNDEVHLAPSRWWFASSAFPMIAGTLGPVASAFSICALVRQWRQWWPPNTDIDTATFLPDPAWLTIVNAVQLAVALVSNMFLLLNMTKRVRFSIAQPITIVGWYISAICLIALNATAVGPLDDDLNGIPSNEIVWSQAFYYGIWAAILYFIDASLLLVTFLGASYGHYSKDFNLTPSQRTLMLQTIMFLMYLLLGALIFSSIEGWNYLDGVYFADVTLFTVGFGDFTASTTLARSLLFPYALIGVISLGLVISSIRSMILERGRRALDARMEEKNRRRVIRSITKKGKDDVLTPLKREPTIDEPPPGEFERRRTEFELMRKIQEKASQRRKWVAMAISTGSWLVLWLLGAFIFMKCEEKYQGWTYFDGVYFCFVSLITIGYGDVVPTSNAGKSFFVFWSLMALPTMTVLISNAGDTVVKFIRDATITLGNITILPGEHGFTDYVKYVAHQLSFGSLFDCMGGAAHDLEKQRSGTDNSPVGYRIKERLSTAGSARNDVAKTSSNVTDGSPSGTSDAATGSNLEPMSTHGRRSLSVVRRRLGNLPTGHDLHLLLISEIQNVAKHVREAKPRRYTFEEWAWYLGLIGEDERDPDTHRKALPKQKHKHKKKGNHHKRHNRGGHHNDHRDRSAELERSSNDQDQDRQERPPRRRSMGDVVSGEESDVQQSPATNNQTPGTGNDGNESERLKWSWVGRRSPLMGGQEESEWILERLMDRLKESLWDTKKIADGAVSAIESL; from the exons ATGGACGATGGCAGCCTCCAAGGTCCCATCGACGAGCATACGGCCCAAGCAGAAGAACAGCTCGCACACAGAATCTCGCCAGAGTCTCGGTTTCAAAATGATGAGGTGCATCTTGCGCCGAG CCGGTGGTGgttcgcctcgtccgcgtTCCCCATGATAGCCGGAACCCTCGGTCCCGTCGCCTCTGCCTTCAGCATCTGCGCCTTGGTGCGCCAATGGAGGCAATGGTGGCCGCCGAATACAGACATCGACACTGCCACTTTTCTTCCCGACCCCGCATG GctcaccatcgtcaacgcTGTCCagctggccgtggccctcgtGTCCAACATGTTCCTCCTCCTGAACATGACTAAGAGAGTTCGCTTCTCCATTGCGCAGCCGATCACGATCGTCGGATG GTATATCTCGGCCATATGTCTCATAGCCTTGAATGCGACCGCTGTAGGGCCTTTGGACGATGACCTGAACGGCATCCCCTCCAACGAGATCGTCTGGTCTCAGGCGTTCTACTATGGAATCTGGGCCGCCATTCTCTACTTCATCGATGCCTCTCTCCTGCTCGTGACCTTTTTAGGTGCATCTTACGGGCATTACAGTAAAGACTTCAACCTAACCCCCAGCCAACGAACCCTCATGCTACAGACCATCATGTTCCTTATGtacctgctgctgggcgcaCTTATATTCTCGTCTATCGAAGGTTGGAACTACTTAGATGGCGTGTATTTTGCCGACGTCACCCTCTTCACCGTCGGGTTTGGTGACTTCACCGCCTCGACAACGCTTGCGAGATCCCTGCTGTTCCCATACGCCCTCATCGGCGTTATTAGCCTCGGTTTGGTCATCAGCTCGATTCGCAGCATGATACTCGAGCGTGGCCGCCGGGCGCTCGATGCCAGAATGGAGGAGAAAAATCGCCGCCGTGTAATCCGGAGCATAacgaagaagggcaaggacgATGTTTTGACACCCCTCAAGCGAGAGCCGACGATTGATGAGCCGCCCCCTGGCGAGTTTGAGCGCCGCCGGACCGAGTTTGAGCTGATGCGCAAGATCCAGGAAAAGGCATCGCAGCGGAGGAAGTGGGTTGCCATGGCCATTTCTACGGGATCATGGCTCGTTCTCTGGCTTCTCGGTGCCTTCATCTTCATGAAGTGCGAGGAAAAGTACCAGGGCTGGACCTACTTTGATGGGGTTTACTTTTGCTTCGTGTCGCTCATAACCATCGGGTACGGCGATGTCGTGCCCACCTCCAACGCCGGAAAGTCCTTTTTCGTCTTTTGGTCTCTCATGGCCTTGCCGACCATGACCGTTCTTATTTCCAACGCTGGAGATACGGTGGTGAAGTTCATTCGAgacgccaccatcaccctTGGAAACATCACCATTCTCCCTGGAGAGCACGGCTTTACTGACTACGTCAAATATGTGGCCCATCAGCTTTCCTTCGGGTCGTTGTTCGACTGCATGGGCGGTGCTGCACATGACCTTGAGAAGCAACGCTCTGGGACCGATAATTCACCCGTTGGCTACAGAATCAAGGAACGACTCTCGACCGCAGGCTCCGCTCGCAACGACGTGGCGAAGACGTCCTCCAATGTCACCGATGGCTCGCCAAGCGGGACTTCAGACGCTGCCACCGGGAGCAACCTGGAACCCATGTCGACgcatgggcggcgctcgcTGTCCGTCGTGCGTCGCAGACTCGGGAACCTGCCCACCGGGCACGACCTAcacctcctcctcatctCTGAAATCCAGAACGTCGCAAAGCATGTTCGCGAGGCTAAACCCCGGCGCTACACCTTTGAAGAGTGGGCGTGGTACTTGGGTCtcatcggcgaggacgagcgcgacCCAGATACACACCGCAAGGCGCTCCCTAAGCAGAAGCACAAGCACAAGAAAAAGGGCAACCACCACAAGCGCCACAACCGTGGCGGTCATCACAATGATCATCGCGATCGCAGTGCGGAATTGGAGCGGTCCTCCAATGACCAGGATCAAGACCGACaggagcggccgccgcggcggcgttccATGGGTGACGTGGTCTCgggcgaggagagcgacgTGCAGCAGTCACCCGCTACCAACAATCAAAcccccggcaccggcaacgATGGCAACGAGAGCGAGCGCCTGAAGTGGTCGTGGGTCGGCCGTCGCAGTCCCCTTATGGGCGGGCAGGAAGAGAGCGAGTGGATATTGGAGCGCCTCATGGACAGGCTTAAGGAGTCGCTGTGGGACACCAAGAAGATTGCCGACGGTGCTGTCAGTGCCATCGAGTCGCTGTGA
- the NOT4 gene encoding RING-type E3 ubiquitin transferase (COG:A~EggNog:ENOG503NUX1~BUSCO:EOG09260P5R): MAPQDLYIEEEEDTCPLCIEEFDLTDRNFRPCPCGYKVCQFCFNNIKNNMNGLCPACRRPYDEKTIQYKIVTPEEAADFARNIQKNHKKRVQEQKQKEAQKREVEKESRKNLIGVRVVQKNLVYVTGLAPGGREDELLKTLRRPEYFGQYGVIQKISISNRKSPDGQHHSLGVYVTFEKNEDALKCIQAVHGSVNGERVLKAQYGTTKYCSAWLKFEKCNNPGCMFLHEKADEENSYSRQDLSSMNSILSQTQRPLSGGGGPSSARAASRQMPSQPTPPPLAAQAMQRSSSKEGTDTPVDSSALPSSASWARNPQRSRRGSHATTGTASSPAVSASLPATNEATEEAVEEPQCPPGLEDLIETYDIQFALAKRPDLPPSSELLKVFAKSAPAFNHSNFPKELRNTGKYFPMFDMHGGEKRRRMREEDETARVGDGDEQGETQVASEGEPEISGGSLALGGEPEERDMGGDGHGFEQRQAQPPIQRGSTDGILGGALAGSGFGFGHSSNLNRSMTPQHLAMRGQSAYTEQLPPGISSQSTMFQGPGHNRQSSRYSFANDNSTSATAVKLAGNSRAMAQQSSMMPNYQTPGSNQYYPSTIAGPPPGLKSTGTPPSMYSQFGAAGMGGAPRESSNELLQNVTGRNRGGGNQPHDAGKLDLVDPSILQARMQHQSQSNAGVGQGLFGSQSQDDELALDPEARSYVDQLVDDPPNVFTPANATTSMTPGPSAPPGFSSPHRYTESSFQASSSPAQARLLGVTPAVPKMPLQSFDRRAIIQEQTTQKSATASETQRKGKSAASNNDVPAVSPAEPAHGRHRAGLSAEEFPTLAAATAFRKQTTSPAVLTPPSPFLAPGSKKLDKGKAPDKPPQMAAEKAPEAVPGSPVPPSKPTGKRAGNATKAGNRAPPVNSEDVVKANASGRSSAQSATLAQQAAPKAIRVMPVNKADIPSQPSPVPSVAAKTAAGFQRPDTPGSEMVSDTASMVSASVDASRAGSPPPARVGTAAVRASTKSSQRKERKKAMKEETKIIVEAPKSEPEEHAPILGRKKKQKKDKPSKAPTAHTQEETSLPTIVKDEEPSSIAAKQNAGSNKTPVEVDAKAKSQGQKKSAKAKTKEKEPQPEPPAETPQQPAPAAVEPQPEVQPPEQDRPNLNPFQAFQAVRALVWRTAVGGLQMLRPVGEGRGAGGPPRQDHGGSNGPANKSGYCKDCACKCGEVNENDLATLRAGKPVRKKFHTDGSRMMITPNGDCIRSLTPEEEDAFLELQAAIAETADNPGVFVAPRHQPGSGAFSLIKGRAVPNGRPNIFPTTSQPQSHDPIGKMQREDALSYINQYVLPRLNLGASNMGFPKGASPGRDSAAASLNSLAPYFYGPDAAAGVGIYSAPEGARAMQDFTGGAGVVAHGEDGPKVPGGGGSGFGGMPLMSVEDAEMALAAARKETEKLEKGLNAVIKRNRRLLLGSGN, from the exons ATGGCCCCTCAGGACCTATACatagaggaggaggaggatacATG TCCGCTATGTATCGAAGAGTTCGACCTGACAGATCGAAACTTCCGACCGTGTCCCTGCGGTTACAAA GTCTGTCAGTTCTGTTTCAACAACATCAAAAATAATATGAACGGGCTTTGCCCAGCATGCCGACGACCCTATGACGAAAAGACAATCCAGTATAAGATTGTGACTCCCGAGGA AGCCGCCGACTTTGCGAGAAACATCCAGAAAAATCACAAGAAACGCGTGCAAGAACAGAAGCAGAAAGAGGCGCAAAAGCGCGAGGTCGAGAAGGAATCCCGAAAGAACCTCATCGGCGTACGCGTCGTCCAGAAGAATCTCGTTTACGTAACCGGCCTCGCCCCAGGCGGCCGGGAagacgagctgctcaagaCGCTTAGGCGGCCGGAGTACTTTGGGCAATACGGTGTCATCCAGAAGATTTCGATTTCCAATCGGAAGTCCCCCGACGGACAACATCATTCCCTCGGTGTCTACGTCACCTTTGAGAAGAACGAAGACGCTCTCAAGTGCATCCAGGCAGTCCACGGCTCAGTCAACGGAGAACGTGTGCTCAAGGCTCAATATGGTACGACAAAGTACTGTTCTGCCTGGTTGAAGTTTGAGAAGTGCAACAACCCTGGTTGCATGTTTCTGCACGAGAAGGCGGACGAGGAAAACAGCTATTCTCGGCAAGATCTATCATCTATGAACAGCATCCTTAGTCAGACACAGCGACCACTtagcggcggtggcggaccTTCATCTGCTCGGGCTGCTTCTCGACAAATGCCCTCACAACCCACTCCACCACCTCTAGCAGCCCAAGCCATGCAACGCTCCTCAAGCAAAGAAGGGACAGACACCCCCGTCGACTCTTCCGcactgccgtcgtcggcaagctGGGCCCGTAACCCTCAGCGGAGCCGTAGGGGTAGTCACGCCACGACCGGAACTGCTTCCAGCCCCGCTGTGTCGGCATCTTTGCCTGCGACCAATGAGGCTACGGAGGAAGCAGTCGAAGAACCTCAGTGTCCACCAGGCCTCGAAGACCTCATTGAAACCTATGATATTCAATTTGCATTGGCAAAACGGCCAGACCTTCCACCCTCCAGCGAGTTGTTGAAGGTCTTTGCCAAAAGCGCACCCGCTTTCAACCACAGCAACTTCCCCAAAGAGTTGCGAAACACTGGCAAGTATTTTCCGATGTTCGATATGCATGGCGGTGAGAAGCGAAGACGCATGCGTGAGGAGGACGAAACTGCCCGAGTCGGTGACGGggacgagcagggcgagaCCCAGGTTGCCTCAGAAGGCGAGCCTGAAATTAGTGGTGGTAGTctcgctctcggcggcgaacCCGAGGAACGCGACATGGGTGGAGACGGACACGGCTTTGAGCAGCGCCAGGCCCAGCCTCCCATACAGCGCGGCAGCACTGACGGCATCCTGGGCGGTGCTCTCGCAGGCTCTGGCTTTGGTTTCGGTCATAGCAGCAACCTCAACCGATCCATGACGCCTCAGCATTTGGCCATGAGAGGCCAGAGCGCTTACACCGAACAGCTGCCGCCCGGCATCTCGAGCCAGAGCACCATGTTTCAAGGCCCCGGTCACAATCGCCAGTCGTCGCGCTATAGTTTCGCCAACGACAACTCgacctcggccacggccgttAAACTCGCCGGAAATTCGAGGGCCATGGCTCAGCagtcgtcgatgatgccAAATTACCAGACCCCTGGCTCCAACCAGTACTACCCGAGCACCATCGCTGGGCCGCCACCCGGCCTCAAGTCGACGGGCACGCCTCCTAGCATGTATAGCCAGTTTGGTGCTGCGGGCATGGGCGGAGCCCCCCGGGAGTCGTCTAACGAGCTCTTGCAGAACGTCACTGGGCGtaaccgcggcggcggcaaccagCCTCACGATGCTGGAAAGC TCGATCTTGTGGACCCGAGCATCTTGCAGGCACGGATGCAGCACCAGTCGCAGAGCAATGCCGGAGTCGGCCAGGGACTGTTTGGAAGTCAGAGCCAAG ATGACGAGCTCGCATTAGATCCAGAGGCACGGAGCTACGTGGATCAACTAGTCGATGATCCGCCGAACGTTTTCACCCCGGCCAACGCCACGACTTCAATGACTCCTGGACCATCCGCTCCCCCAGGATTCTCCAGCCCTCACAGATACACAGAGTCTTCGTTCCaggcctcgtcatcgccagcTCAGGCACGGTTATTAGGCGTGACCCCCGCTGTGCCGAAGATGCCGCTGCAAAGCTTCGATCGCCGAGCCATCATACAGGAACAGACGACGCAGAAGAGCGCCACGGCATCAGAGACGCAGCGGAAAGGTAAATCAGCGGCTAGCAACAATGACGTGCCAGCCGTGAGCCCGGCTGAGCCAGCCCACGGGCGACaccgggctgggctgtcggCCGAAGAATTCCCTACGTTGGCTGCGGCCACAGCTTTTAGGAAACAGACTACATCACCTGCCGTCctgacgccgccctcccctTTCCTCGCTCCGGGCTCCAAGAAGCTAGACAAAGGCAAGGCGCCCGATAAACCACCGCAGATGGCAGCAGAGAAAGCTCCTGAGGCGGTTCCGGGCAGCCCAGTCCCTCCGTCTAAGCCAACAGGCAAAAGGGCTGGAAATGCCACCAAAGCTGGCAACAGGGCACCACCAGTGAACTCGGAAGACGTCGTCAAGGCGAATGCATCGGGTCGATCGTCCGCCCAGTCTGCCACTCTGGCGCAACAAGCTGCACCGAAGGCGATCCGAGTGATGCCGGTCAACAAGGCTGACATTCCCAGCCAACCCTCCCCTGTTCCTTCGGTcgcggccaagacggcggcaggATTCCAGCGACCAGATACACCAGGCAGCGAAATGGTCAGTGACACGGCTAGCATGGTGTCCGCATCTGTAGACGCTTCTCGGGCaggctcgccgccaccggctcGTGTCGGCACCGCGGCAGTTCGAGCCTCGACAAAGAGCTCACAGCGCAAAGAGCGCAAGAAAGCCATGAAAGAGGAGACGAAGATAATAGTCGAAGCCCCCAAATCGGAGCCGGAAGAGCACGCGCCAATCCTGGggcgcaagaagaagcagaagaaggacaagCCCTCGAAGGCGCCAACGGCGCACACCCAGGAAGAGACTTCGCTGCCGACCAtcgtcaaggacgaggagccgTCCAGCATTGCCGCAAAACAAAATGCCGGCAGCAACAAGACGCCGGTCGAAGTTGACGCCAAGGCGAAGAGTCAAGGCCAGAAGAAGTCGGCCAAAGCAAAGACCAAGGAAAAGGAACCACAGCCAGAGCCACCAGCAGAGACACCGCAACAGCCAGCTCCCGCGGCCGTTGAGCCCCAGCCGGAAGTGCAACCCCCGGAACAAGATCGACCGAATCTTAATCCGTTCCAGGCTTTCCAGGCGGTACGGGCTCTAGTCTGGCGGACAGCTGTTGGTGGCCTGCAGATGCTCAGGCCTGTGGGCgaaggacgaggcgccggAGGACCGCCGCGACAAGACCACGGCGGCTCGAACGGTCCAGCCAACAAAAGTGGCTACTGCAAGGACTGTGCGTGTAAGTGCGGTGAGGTCAACGAAAACGACCTTGCGACCCTTCGTGCGGGCAAGCCGGTTCGGAAGAAGTTCCACACTGATGGCAGCCGGATGATGATTACGCCAAACGGGGACTGCATCCGCTCCCTGACACCCGAAGAAGAGGATGCATTCCTTGAACTCCAGGCGGCCATTGCTGAAACGGCCGATAACCCAGGGGTGTTTGTTGCGCCTCGCCACCAACCCGGCAGTGGCGCCTTTTCTCTCATCAAGGGACGGGCTGTTCCCAACGGCCGGCCCAACATCTTCCCTACGACATCGCAGCCTCAATCCCACGACCCAATCGGCAAGATGCAGCGTGAAGACGCCCTTAGCTACATTAATCAGTACGTTCTGCCGCGGTTGAACCTGGGCGCCAGCAACATGGGATTCCCTAAGGGGGCGTCCCCGGGCCGCGAttcggccgcggccagccTCAACTCACTCGCGCCGTACTTTTACGGCCCCGACGCGGCCGCTGGCGTGGGCATCTACAGCGCACCTGAGGGAGCCCGCGCCATGCAGGACTTtacgggcggcgcgggagtcGTGGcgcacggcgaggacggaccTAAGgttcctggcggcggcggcagcggcttcggGGGCATGCCGCTCAtgagcgtcgaggacgcagagatggccctggcggccgcccgcaaggagacggagaagcTCGAAAAGGGCCTCAATGCCGTCATCAAGCGCAACAGGCGCCTGTTGCTTGGCTCCGGGAACTAA
- a CDS encoding uncharacterized protein (COG:S~EggNog:ENOG503PFNE) has product MPGIPLGALDNLKAKLKAAFKKKGEKKPAEDKPADAKPADVAATTTPAAPPTETKPSEPAPAAEPTPATAPAKAETKPETAAEAAPVTDAAKAADATPAPVEPAKVEAAPTTEAAPTAEVATTEAKKEEVPPAPTAAAAAAPAPTA; this is encoded by the exons ATGCCTGGAATTC CTCTCGGTGCGCTCGACAATctcaaggccaagctcaaggctGCCttcaagaagaagggcgagaagaagcccgCTGAAGACAAGCCTGCCGACGCGAAGCCTGCTGATGTCGCTGCGACCACGACGCCTGCGGCTCCCCCGACGGAGACGAAGCCTAGCGAGCCTGCTCCCGCTG CCGAGCCCACGCCTGCCACTGCGCCTGCCAAGGCTGAGACTAAACCTGAGactgccgccgaggccgctcCTGTGACTGACGCAGCCAAGGCTGCTGACGCGACTCCGG CTCCGGTTGAGCCTgccaaggtcgaggccgcgccCACCACTGAGGCCGCACCTACTGCCGAGGTTGCCACCACCGAGGCTAAGAAGGAAGAAGTTCCTCCTGCCCctaccgctgccgccgctgccgcccccgccccgaCTGCATAA
- the RRD1 gene encoding Serine/threonine-protein phosphatase 2A activator 1 (COG:O~EggNog:ENOG503NW6C) → MASVAAAAPIPTLQLVDTSSLPSFTKPVKRIHEGPDVKRFLTSLAYRDIGLFILQLNRALCPRLPSDPALPPSSTSPSSGAAATTPITTASSRKATVYPLKPGSPTSVPSIQVLQKLLSEIEALVEQAPPDPGPRRFGNVSFRAWYALAEDKLDGLLRAGLLGETLDLGGGAARDEVGSYLLGAFGSAQRLDYGTGHELSFVAFVGCLWKLGFFKDGSDMDGSIEREIVLNVFEPYLRVVRKLILTYNLEPAGSHGVWGLDDHSFIAYIFGSAQLTRPIHASSTDPMPLEGSVPGAPRPSDVTNRAVVNAQRQSNMYFSAIGFIYDVKTGPFWEHSPVLFDISGIRDGWGKINKGMIKMFNAEVLSKFPVVQHFPFGSLFSWDVDPHASTPLQSVHMANQPIAAGTSAHAPMPAPPPGVGGTAAPWAQATRMPPPSGPGIPYTTANPPGPRSGTLGTRPPPGSTTDLGSTTAQITVTKAPWARDT, encoded by the exons atggcctccgtcgccgccgcggcgcccatTCCTACcttgcagctcgtcgacacgAGCTCCCTGCCGTCCTTCACCAAGCCTGTCAAGCGCATCCACGAGGGCCCGGACGTCAAGCGCTTCCTCACCTCCCTCGCCTACCGGGACATTGGCCTCTTCATCCTACAGCTCAACAGGGCCCTCTGCCCGCGCCTCCCCTCCGAtcccgccctgccgccgtcttccaCGTCGCCTTCGTCTGGTGCGGCCGCAACCAcccccatcaccaccgcaTCCTCCCGCAAGGCCACCGTCTACCCCCTGAAACCCGGGTCGCCGACCTCCGTGCCGTCCATCCAGGTCCTCCAGAAGCTCCTCTCCGAGATagaggccctcgtcgagcaggcgccgcccgaccCCGGCCCGCGGCGCTTCGGCAACGTCAGCTTCCGCGCGTGgtacgccctcgccgaggacaagCTCGATGGCCTACTGCGCGCGGGCTTGCTCGGCGAGACGCTCGACCtaggtggcggcgcggccaggGACGAGGTCGGGAGCTACCTCCTCGGCGCGTTCGGCAGCGCGCAGAGGCTTGACTATGGCACTGGCCACGAGCTCAGCTTTGTAGCCTTCGTAGGCTGTCTCTGGAAGCTGGGCTTCTTCAAGGATGGGTCGGACATGGACGGGAGCATCGAGCGCGAGATTGTGCTCAACGTCTTCGAGCC GTACCTCCGGGTCGTGCGCAAGCTCATCCTCACCTACAACCTCGAGCCCGCGGGCTCCCACGGGGTCTggggcctcgacgaccacTCCTTCATCGCCTACATCTTCGGCTCCGCGCAGCTCACGCGCCCCATccacgcctcctcgacggacCCCATGCCGCTCGAGGGCTCCGTCCCCGGCGCGCCCAGACCCAGCGACGTGACCAACCGCGCTGTCGTCAACGCCCAGCGCCAATCCAACATGTACTTCTCCGCCATCGGCTTCATCTACGACGTCAAGACGGGCCCCTTCTGGGAGCACTCCCCCGTCCTCTTCGACATCTCGGGCATCCGCGACGGTTGGGGCAAGATCAACAAGGGCATGATCAAGATGTTCAATGCAGAGGTCCTCTCCAAGTTCCCCGTCGTCCAGCACTTCCCTTTTGGTTCTCTCTTCTCCTGGGACGTCGACCCGCACGCGTCGACGCCCCTGCAGAGCGTCCACATGGCCAATCAGCCCATCGCGGCTGGGACTTCCGCGCATGCGCCCATGCCGGCACCTCcccccggcgtcggcggtaCTGCTGCGCCGTGGGCTCAAGCTACCAGAATGCCTCCGCCCTCGGGTCCCGGGATCCCATACACAACGGCGAACCCGCCAGGCCCTAGAAGTGGTACGTTGGGGACGAGACCACCGCCAGGCAGTACAACTGATTTGGGTTCGACCACCGCACAAATTACAGTTACAAAAGCTCCGTGGGCAAGAGATACTTGA
- a CDS encoding uncharacterized protein (EggNog:ENOG503P680), with amino-acid sequence MQRWAAALRVFTPRTYRRAYSSGDRAERVDVRCGSAGHVSVDLYNAPDSCPESALLIHLPAFPASDSDELALPSFLKNFPVASINYRWRPGHLPAGKYNALVPMFWPTPVHDVAFAYAWLVENLAPPENGRRDIYVYGSHLGAGLATSLSLTETHAHSRFGIRGVVAYNGIYNWTMFLPDHRINKSPQRAGARARVTQEPTESFHIRRLREEMPGLFDRPSNLFDSFASPSLFFHSPGLHVPPSFTMSMDDIAAIDAMTSDEDEPTIPLKTPRKSHLIYPPRQSTLKIPETLLLYDSPPQITPSTTKSGRPKKRPKASGNSLQSQAYELVALMRRSIDVVELKERSKWDEDLQDREHEKYRRVQVVHAGTETGITELGGNGQHMVLAWLRDRL; translated from the exons ATGCAGAGATGGGCTGCCGCGCTCCGCGTGTTCACGCCACGGACCTACCGCAGGGCCTACAGCTCTGGCGACCGCGCTGAGAGAGTCGATGTGAGATGCGGTTCTGCTGGCCATGTATCAGTCGA CTTGTACAATGCCCCAGACTCGTGTCCCGAGTCGGCGTTGTTGATCCATCTCCCTGCGTTCCCAGCAAGCGACAGCGATGAGTTGGCACTGCCCAGCTTCCTAAAGAACTTTCCAGTTGCCAGCATCAACTACCGATGGCGGCCGGGCCATCTACCTGCTGGTAAATACAACGCCCTAGTGCCTATGTTTTGGCCGACACCGGTCCACGACGTGGCCTTTGCCTACGCCTGGCTCGTGGAGAATCTGGCGCCGCCTGAGAATGGCAGGCGTGACATTTACGTCTACGGCTCTCATCTCGGCGCCGGTCTTGCTACGTCGCTGTCTCTCACTGAGACGCATGCTCACTCGCGCTTTGGCATCCGAGGCGTCGTAGCGTACAACGGCATCTACAACTGGACAATGTTTTTACCCGATCACAGGATCAATAAGTCGCCTCAACGCGCGGGCGCTCGAGCGCGTGTTACGCAGGAGCCGACAGAATCGTTCCATATTCGGCGGCTACGAGAAGAGATGCCCGGATTGTTCGACAGACCGTCGAATCTCTTCGATTCCTTTGCTAGCCCAAGCTTGTTTTTCCACAGTCCAGGACTGCACGTCCCGCCGTCCTTCACCATGTCCATGGACGACATAGCAGCGATAGATGCCATGACatccgacgaggacgagccaaCGATACCACTGAAAACCCCGCGAAAGTCACATCTTATATACCCCCCGCGGCAGTCAACCCTCAAAATACCCGAAACACTTCTTTTGTACGATTCTCCGCCACAGATCACACCATCAACAACCAAGTCAGGGCGACCAAAGAAGAGACCCAAGGCGTCCGGCAATTCGCTTCAGTCGCAGGCGTACGAGCTGGTAGCGCTGATGCGGCGCAGCAtagacgtcgtcgagctgaAAGAGCGCAGCAAATGGGACGAAGACCTGCAAGACAGGGAGCACGAAAAGTATCGCAGGGTCCAGGTGGTTCACGCGGGCACAGAGACGGGCATCACCGAActcggcggcaacgggcaACACATGGTGCTAGCCTGGCTGCGGGATAGACTGTGA
- a CDS encoding uncharacterized protein (TransMembrane:1 (o44-66i)), whose product MRFAFYDEAGIGKAIETATRNVCLFPCNRRPLDSFRCSQDRTTAVQITSCFFSLLPSALVCSHRLLRRGRGLERLKSQVRQAIIVFHESPACMLTDRVDAPSGWAASFGQNKDSIPSILSKIAFPSLFPVEDDDGKP is encoded by the coding sequence ATGAGATTTGCATTTTATGATGAGGCAGGCATTGGCAAGGCCATTGAGACGGCTACACGAAACGTGTGTCTCTTTCCTTGCAACAGGCGTCCGCTCGATTCTTTTCGCTGTTCACAAGATCGGACGACGGCAGTTCAGATCACTTCTTGTTTCTTTTCCCTTCTTCCATCAGCTCTTGTTTGTTCGCATCGTCTCCTTCGGCGTGGCCGCGGGTTGGAACGTTTGAAGAGTCAAGTCAGGCaagccatcatcgtcttccaCGAAAGCCCCGCATGTATGTTAACAGATCGCGTCGATGCGCCCTCTGGGTGGGCGGCATCTTTTGGTCAGAATAAAGACTCTATACCCTCTATTCTCTCCAAGATTGCCTTCCCCTCGTTGTTCCCCGtggaagacgatgatgggaAGCCGTAG